From the Microaerobacter geothermalis genome, one window contains:
- a CDS encoding pro-sigmaK processing inhibitor BofA family protein — MGWSWGIIGIVIIFAVFILLTQSAFRPLKILGYGVIQLMVGAIMLFFVNLFGQLFNFSIPINPITALITGLLGIPGLATLVLIKLFII, encoded by the coding sequence ATGGGTTGGAGCTGGGGGATTATAGGGATTGTCATCATTTTTGCGGTATTTATTTTATTGACACAGTCTGCATTCCGTCCGTTAAAAATACTCGGGTATGGTGTTATTCAGCTAATGGTAGGAGCAATTATGCTCTTTTTCGTTAATTTGTTTGGACAACTATTCAACTTTAGTATACCGATCAATCCCATAACTGCACTTATAACCGGATTATTGGGAATACCTGGCCTTGCTACTCTAGTACTTATTAAACTGTTTATCATTTAA
- a CDS encoding DUF2508 family protein gives MAFFNKEHPLFEQEKKHLLEEIHQAQRDWKKFESSLRLLMDDDLDKTYYIPLLQRRYEFLLKQYKNTLK, from the coding sequence ATGGCCTTTTTTAATAAGGAGCATCCGCTATTTGAGCAAGAGAAAAAGCATCTGCTGGAGGAAATACATCAGGCTCAAAGGGATTGGAAGAAATTTGAGAGCTCCTTAAGATTATTAATGGATGATGATTTAGATAAAACATATTATATACCATTACTTCAAAGAAGATACGAATTCTTATTAAAGCAATATAAAAATACCCTAAAATAA
- the recR gene encoding recombination mediator RecR — protein sequence MYQYPEPIFKLMEGFMKLPGIGPKTAGRLAFFVLGMEEEDVVTLAKALVNAKRNLHYCSSCCNITDIDPCQICRDPSRDKGVICVVQDPKDVVAMEKTKEFFGFYHVLHGAISPMDGVGPEDIRVPELLNRLKDGTVSELILATNPNIEGEATAMYLSRLLKPTGIKVTRIAHGLPVGGDLEYADEVTLTKALEGRREL from the coding sequence ATGTATCAATATCCTGAACCTATATTTAAACTAATGGAGGGTTTTATGAAATTGCCAGGTATAGGTCCGAAAACAGCGGGTCGCTTGGCGTTTTTTGTATTAGGCATGGAAGAAGAGGATGTCGTGACACTGGCCAAAGCCCTTGTAAATGCCAAAAGAAACCTTCATTACTGTTCATCATGCTGCAACATAACGGATATTGATCCCTGTCAAATTTGTCGGGATCCTTCCAGGGATAAAGGGGTTATTTGTGTTGTACAGGATCCGAAAGATGTGGTGGCTATGGAGAAGACAAAGGAGTTTTTCGGTTTTTATCATGTTTTACATGGGGCCATTTCTCCTATGGATGGCGTTGGACCGGAAGATATCCGGGTACCAGAGCTACTAAACCGACTTAAAGATGGAACGGTATCAGAACTGATTTTAGCAACCAATCCCAATATAGAAGGGGAAGCAACAGCCATGTATCTTTCTCGCCTTTTAAAGCCTACAGGAATTAAAGTGACTCGTATTGCCCACGGTCTTCCGGTTGGAGGGGATTTAGAGTATGCAGATGAAGTTACTTTAACCAAAGCATTAGAAGGAAGAAGGGAATTATGA